Proteins encoded within one genomic window of Nordella sp. HKS 07:
- a CDS encoding glycosyltransferase family 2 protein, whose product MNRESGVAESDASKGAPDRIAVIVINWNGWQHTLDCVNSLRKMQREWHLFLVDNASSDDSIKHLSDLGEKVTLIQSPVNGGWTGGNNLGIQRALDLGYDHFFILNNDAEVLEDTLDVLEKAFLDRQDEMPILGPVHTVPDGSSYSFVGQYIDDLTGMPRKMTCEGVTRQDLDSVYETAYIQGAGLFVHRRHFVEIGFFDDAFYLDYDEADWSFRARRAGFRSYMVRDAVIRHIGSASIGGEVSPLNVYFLTRNGLLFSERHGNLRQRYRVWCAYYRRARRLVRGKGRRRWLWLPRFFKSRDNAVVAFRRGLMDYALRRFGDCSLEIRLLK is encoded by the coding sequence GTGAACCGGGAATCTGGTGTTGCGGAAAGTGACGCTAGTAAGGGTGCCCCTGACCGCATTGCCGTGATCGTTATCAATTGGAATGGGTGGCAGCATACGCTGGATTGCGTGAACTCTCTGCGCAAGATGCAAAGAGAATGGCATCTCTTCTTGGTTGATAATGCGTCATCGGATGATTCGATAAAGCATTTATCGGATCTTGGCGAGAAAGTAACTTTGATTCAGTCGCCAGTAAATGGTGGTTGGACAGGTGGAAATAATCTTGGCATCCAAAGGGCGCTCGATCTTGGCTATGACCATTTTTTTATACTGAATAACGATGCCGAGGTTTTGGAGGATACGCTTGACGTATTGGAGAAAGCATTTTTGGATCGTCAAGATGAGATGCCGATCTTGGGTCCGGTCCATACCGTTCCTGACGGCAGTAGCTACAGCTTCGTTGGACAGTACATTGATGATCTGACCGGTATGCCACGGAAGATGACGTGTGAGGGTGTCACTCGGCAAGATTTGGATTCGGTCTACGAAACGGCGTATATACAAGGCGCTGGCTTATTTGTTCATCGTCGTCATTTCGTAGAAATTGGTTTTTTTGATGATGCGTTCTACCTGGACTATGATGAGGCCGACTGGTCATTTCGGGCAAGGAGGGCTGGCTTCCGGTCCTACATGGTCCGAGATGCGGTCATTCGGCATATTGGCTCCGCTTCGATCGGGGGAGAAGTTTCGCCGTTGAATGTGTATTTTTTGACTCGGAATGGACTTCTCTTTTCCGAACGACACGGAAATTTGAGACAGCGTTATCGGGTCTGGTGTGCGTATTATCGCCGCGCGCGACGCCTGGTAAGAGGCAAGGGGCGTCGCCGATGGCTATGGCTGCCGCGCTTCTTTAAAAGTCGAGATAATGCTGTCGTAGCCTTTCGAAGAGGCTTGATGGATTATGCGTTGCGGCGATTTGGCGACTGCTCGTTGGAGATTAGATTATTGAAATAA